The uncultured Sphaerochaeta sp. genome includes the window CCACGACTCCGGCAGCCTCGTGGCCGAGAATCATAGGCTCCTTGACGACGAACTCCCCAATGGCTCCTTCAGTGTAATAGTGCACGTCACTACCACAGATACCGCATGCTTTAACATCAACAGTTACATCATAGGGGCCCATGTGCTCCTCAATGGGAAAATCACGTACGCACAGTCGTCCCTTTTCTTCCAGTACCAGTGCTTTCATTGTATGCTTCTCCTCATTACTATTCTAAGTCATTGTGGGCGGCATGCAACCTGGAAACGACAATATTTTAGGTACGAGCCTAGAACTTCATCATTGCCCAGCGTCCGATCGTCTCAAATCCAAGTCTGTGATACATGGCGCCTGCTGCAGGGTTGTCGTAGAAAAGGCAGAGGAATGAGAGTCCTCTCTCAAACCCCTGTTCACAGAGATGATTCATCACTATGGACGCATAGCCTCTCTGACGGTAGGCAGGATGTGTCGCCACACCAATGATCATGGCTCCACTTCTTGTCGTAGCAGTGGTATAAGCTGTGCATACCAACCGGCCATCTTTGAAAATTCCATACCCTTCACAGCCTTTCTCATAGTTTTCCCTTGTTTGCGTGAGCTTCTCTTCCTCATGCTCGATGTAGGGCTTTGAGAATTCGTCTATCAGCTTATAGAGGTTTACAATGTCTTGGGCGTGGCTAGAATCAAGTTTGAGTATATCTTCCGTTCCAGTTTTGAGCTTCTTGAAAGTATCACTTTTAAGGCGACACAAATATGTGCCTTGAAAGGGAATGGTGGGGTAGTAAGGGGCCAATTGTTCGAGAATAGTTTCCTTTGCACTGATGCATTGGATCTCTTGGTTTTGTAAGAACTCGGCCACAGCTTGCGCATCAAACTGGTCCTTGTTACTGGAGATGATGAAATTGGTGTAGTACCTGAGCAACAGGCAATCCCAATCCTCACCGAAAGCCCAGAGGGAGACTGTCTCAGTCTCCAATCCGTACTGTTCGATATCACCTTCAATGAAGAGGTTCATCTCTTTCTCTTCTGCTATGTAGGCACGTATCGCAGGTATATCCTTGTTTGTTAACTGTATTGGAGTGTGCATGTCAGTACTATAGAGATTGTAAAAGTTGGTTTCAATATATATGTATGGCTTTTTATGGGGAATGAAATTCAAATCTTCAAGAATTATTATTTGACCTCAACCCATAAGCCCTCTATGATTAACAACGTTGGGGGAGCTTCATTGCCCTAGTGCGAAGTCAACTTCTCCCCCTATTCTTTTTCCCCGGAGGTTCTCTATGGACTTCTTGCTGGAAGGACTTCTTAACACCACCTGGAAGCAACTGGTGATGTTTGGTGTGGGAGGTCTTCTTATTTATCTTGCGATTGCAAAGAAACTTGAGCCCTCGCTCTTGCTTCCCATGGGCTTTGGTGCCATCCTGGTCAATTTGCCGTTCTCTGGAGCCATCACGCAGATGATGGAAGGAATTGGGGAAGTGCCGGGTATTCTTGACTGGCTTTTTGAGCTGGGCATAGAGTCGGCAGAGGCATTGCCCCTGCTGCTATTCATCGGTATCGGGGCGATGATCGACTTCGGTCCTCTCTTGGCCAATCCAAAGTTGATCCTTTTTGGGGCTGCTGCCCAGTGGGGCATCTTTGCCACCATCAGCTTGGCTACCTTGCTTGGATTCAACCTTATCGATGCAGCCTCGATTGGTATCATAGGAGCTGCTGATGGACCGACATCAATTCTGGTCTCCCAGGTTCTTGGGAGCAAGTATGTAGGCCCGATTGCTATTGCGGCGTATTCATATATGGCCTTGGTACCGATCATTCAGCCGTTTGCCATCAAGCTGGTCACCACAAAAAAAGAGCGGATGATCAAGATGCCGTACAATCCCCGTTCAGTATCGAAGCGTGCTAAGATTCTTTTCCCGATCATTGTAACGGTGGTAGCTGGCTATGTAGCCCCTGCCTCTGTTTCCTTGGTAGGGATGCTGATGTTTGGCAACCTGATCAGGGAGTGTACCGTCCTAGATACACTTTCTACCGCTGCGCAGACGGTTCTGGTCAACCTGATTACGCTGTTGCTCGGTATCACGATTGCATCCACGATGAAGGCAGAATCGTTTGTTACTATCCAGACCATTATGATCATGGGCCTCGGTTTGCTTGCCTTCATCTTTGATACCATTGCAGGGGTTGTCTTTGCCAAGGTCTTGAATTTGTTCGTGAAGCAGAAGGTCAACCCGATGGTTGGAGCTGCCGGTATTTCTGCCTTCCCCATGTCGGCAAGGGTCATCCAGCGGCTTGGTCAGCAAGCAGATCCGCAGAACCATCTATTGATGCATGCGGTTGGGGCAAATGTCGCGGGGCAGATTGCTTCAGTCATCGCCGGCGGAGTCATCCTGGGTCTGGTCCCAGGACTGTTGTAGGAGGAGGCGTATGCAGTCAATTTTTTCAAAATCCCTGACATTGATGGGACAAGGAATGCTGGCCATCTTCGTGGTCATCTTGATCATATTCCTGGTTCTGCTTTTTCTTGGTAAGCATAAACAGAAAACAGATTGAATCTTATCTATTCTGCCTTGTTTTCTTCAGGCTCTTTGGAGATTTCTAGAAAGTTTTTAATCCCATCGATGGTGGCTTGCAGGTGCTCTTCCATGAGCTGCTCGCAGGTCGCTTTGTCGTGGACACGAAGAGCAGCAAGAAGGAGACGGTGGTATCTAATACCAATCGCGCATCCAAGTAAGCTTACGATGGTGTCCATCGTGGTTGAAAGTACTTCCTCGATGCCCTGATTAGCCTGGATGAGTATCTCATTCTTTGATGACTCTGCAATCTTCCTATGGAAAAGATAGTCAGCCTGTGAGAATTTCTTGATGTCATCATGATGGACAAGCATCATGTTGAAGATCTCTTCCAAAGCGATGAGATCATCCTCGGTAATGTGCTGTACCGCTAGTCCGATGGTTCCTTTTTCAACCACCATGCGGTACTCCAGAACTTTAACGATGTCTGTTTGGAGCTCGGAAGTCTGGAATGGGTTTAGGACTGACACAGCCCCTCGTATATGGGTGCGTATTACAATCGTCCTCCCTCCCTGGTGGGTCTGTACCAGACCGACAGCTTCAAGTTGTTGGATGGCTGCGCGGATGGTGACCCTACTCACATTATATTCATTACAGAGTTGGTTTTCCGAAGGGAACTTACTTCCTACCTCCCAGGTCCCTGCCTCAATTCTATTCTTTAATTTCTCAAATATTTGTACCCGTAATGACTGTCCTTTACTATCCCTATCACTCATTTTCTCTACCTCTCTTTTAACTTATAATACAAGTTTTACGAATATGATGCAAGTAAAATTTATCGATAAATATTAAATTAATGACTGAAAAAATTAATATAAATGATACAAATATAAGGAATTATATACAAATATGAAAAAAAGTAAAAATTTTCCTTTACAGATGCATTTTTCACTTGTAAGATAAGTTTATTGCTTAAGTCCTAAAAGGAGAATGTAACGTTATGAAAAAAATGATGACTGTTCTTGCGCTCGTCATGATTGTTTCCTTCTTGTTCATCGGTTGTGAAAAGAAGGCAACTGCTGCTGCAAGCACTGCAGGTACAATGCCTGCCGCTAGTGCTGCTCAGACCTCTTCTTCCACTGCAGCTGCAGAAGCTCCTGCTACAGAAGAAAAAATTGCGGTGTCTGTAAAAGAAGAAGTTCGCACAGTAGATCCAGACTACACAATTCGCTTTGCTTACTATGATGCAGCCACCTGGCCAAACATCTCGAAGACCCCGCTCCCAGAGCATGCCTATGGTTTGGTCTTCAAGAGCATCGTTGAGTCAAACTCGAATGGTAAGGTCGCAGTTGAGCTCTATCCTGGTAATGCACTTGGTGATACCAAGGCAACCATGGAAATGGCAATGAGCGGTGGTATTGAGATGGTAACCACTACTGGTACTATCTCTTCCCTGATGCCTGAGACTCAGGTTATCTTCCTCCCATACGTGTTCAAGAGTGATGAGATTGCATGGGACTTCTTTGACACCAGTGATCTCTGGAAAGAGATGACAGCTGAGCTTGAAGAGATCAGTGGTCTTAAGATGCTCTCTGTTGGACAGAATGGTACTCGTCACTTCACCAACAACGTACGTCCTATTCGTACTCCTGCTGACATGAAGGGGTTGAAGTTCCGCGTTATGCAGAGCCCCATCTACGTGAAGATGGTTGAGGCCATGGGCGCTGCAGCAACTCCTCTTGCTTCCGGCGAGATCTACACCGCTTGTCAAACCGGTGTTGTTGATGGACAGGAGAACCCTATCTGGAACATTGCAGCCAACAAGTGGAATGAAGTGCAGAAGTACATCACCCTTGATGGCCACACCTGGAGTGAGAACTTTGTCTTGATTAACTCCGATTTCTGGAACTCCCTGCCAGCTGAGTATCAGCACATCATCGAGATTGCTGCATACCACGCACAGACTGCAGACCGTGCATCTGAGGCTCTTGCTTCCCGCGTACTTGACTTTGAAGCAGTCAAGAACACCATGGAAGTTTATGTTCCTACAGCTGACGAGCTGGAGCTTTTCAAGGAAGCAGCTGCTCCTACCTATGACTGGCTCAGAGGTGAGGTTGGCGATGAGATCGTCGATGAATTCCTCGCAGAAGTGAAGAAATCTGAAGCAAAGTTTGGTTGGTAAGAAGATAATTAATTGAGTATTGACGATCGTCTCATACGAGGCGGTCGTCAACTATGTGAGGTTCAAAGTGGTTAAAGTACTGGATAGGATCAGTTGGGTCCTTGGAAAAATTGCAACCTATATAGCGACTGCTATCTTAATTGGTGTATTTTTCATTATCACCCTTGGTGTTATTGCTAGGTTCACCAGCCTGCGTTTTTCTTGGACTGAAGAGTTGGCAAGATGGGGTTTGGTTAGCCTTACCTACATCGGGGCAAGTGCCGCATTGAGAAATAAGCAGCATTCAGGTGTCAATATCATTGTCACCATACTTCCTGCCAAGATTGCCAAGATTGTGGCTGTCGTGGCCTATCTCGTGCTTATGTTCTCTGTCGTCTATTTCTTTATGAACAGTTATGAGGCTGCCATGAAAGCAGTCCGTATCCGTGGTGACATTCTTCCTTTCTCCATGAAGTATGTGAAAATGATGATCCCAGCCTCTTTCTTTATGATGTTTTTTCATCTGGCTTGGGGTTTAGGTGACTTGCTAACCAGCAAAGGCATTGCTGGGAAGACAATCGGTAGTTAGGGGAGAGGAAACTATGGGTATTATCGCAGTTGTTTTTATCCTTGCATTGGCTATAGGCATCCCTATTGCATTCGTGTTGGGCGTATCCAGCCTGTATTACTTTTTATTTCTTGGAAACATCCCTCTGAGCATGATCGGCCAGAAGATGTACAGTGGCATTGATAACTATATCTTGCTTGCCATCCCGTTCTTCATTCTCGCAGGAGAGTTGATGAACCGTTCCAAGATTACCGATGCTTTGATCAGCTTTTCCAATATTCTGGTTGGACGGATTCCTGGTGCATTAGCACAGGTAAATATTGTGGCAAGCGTATTCTTTGCCGGTATTACCGGTAGTGGTGTTGCAGATACTGCAGCTCTTGGTTCTATCCTGATTCCTGCCATGGAAAAAGAGGGATATACCGCTGAGTATGCGACTGCAGTTACCGTTGCCTCTTCAGTTATTGGTCCCATCATTCCACCCAGTGTTGTAATGGTCATTTACTCGATGGCTACCGGTGAGTCGGTTGGTGCATTGTTTGCAGCAGGCTATCTGCCTGGCATCCTTGTTGCATTTTCGCTGATGGTTCTCTCTTACTATTATGCAAAGAAGCATAACCATCCGAGAAGAACCCACAAGATTCCGATGAAGGAAGTTGTGTATACTCTGAAAGAGTCAATTATCGGCTTGATGTGTCCTGCAATCCTGGTCATCGGTATCTTTAGTGGATACTTCACTCCAACCGAGGCTGCTGTTATTGCTTGTCTGTATGCAATCATTGCAGGACTCTTCTTGCTCAAAACGATGAGTTTGAAGGAAGTTTTTGACAGCTTCCTCAGCGCAGCGGTTACCTCTTCAGTAACGTTACTTGTTATCGCATTGGCAAACCTCTTTGGTCAGGTCCTTGCAATCGAAAGAATCCCCAGCTTGATCGCAAACTTCATGCTGAATCTTACTTCCAATAAGATTGTATTCCTGTTAATGGTTAACGTATTCCTGTTGTTCATGGGAATGATCATGGATCCAGGTGCAAGTGTCTTGATTCTGGCTCCAATCTTCCTGCCAATTGCATTGACCTATGGAATTCAGCCATTGCACTTTGCAATCGTGATGTTGGTCAACCTCAACTTCGGCCTTATTACGCCTCCGGTAGGTACCTGTCTCTATGCAGCGGCGCCGATAGCCAAGCTAAGTATTGAGAAGATTTCCAAGGCAGTACTGCCGTTCATTGGAGTTGAG containing:
- a CDS encoding FadR/GntR family transcriptional regulator; translation: MSDRDSKGQSLRVQIFEKLKNRIEAGTWEVGSKFPSENQLCNEYNVSRVTIRAAIQQLEAVGLVQTHQGGRTIVIRTHIRGAVSVLNPFQTSELQTDIVKVLEYRMVVEKGTIGLAVQHITEDDLIALEEIFNMMLVHHDDIKKFSQADYLFHRKIAESSKNEILIQANQGIEEVLSTTMDTIVSLLGCAIGIRYHRLLLAALRVHDKATCEQLMEEHLQATIDGIKNFLEISKEPEENKAE
- a CDS encoding DctP family TRAP transporter solute-binding subunit translates to MKKMMTVLALVMIVSFLFIGCEKKATAAASTAGTMPAASAAQTSSSTAAAEAPATEEKIAVSVKEEVRTVDPDYTIRFAYYDAATWPNISKTPLPEHAYGLVFKSIVESNSNGKVAVELYPGNALGDTKATMEMAMSGGIEMVTTTGTISSLMPETQVIFLPYVFKSDEIAWDFFDTSDLWKEMTAELEEISGLKMLSVGQNGTRHFTNNVRPIRTPADMKGLKFRVMQSPIYVKMVEAMGAAATPLASGEIYTACQTGVVDGQENPIWNIAANKWNEVQKYITLDGHTWSENFVLINSDFWNSLPAEYQHIIEIAAYHAQTADRASEALASRVLDFEAVKNTMEVYVPTADELELFKEAAAPTYDWLRGEVGDEIVDEFLAEVKKSEAKFGW
- a CDS encoding GNAT family N-acetyltransferase, which translates into the protein MHTPIQLTNKDIPAIRAYIAEEKEMNLFIEGDIEQYGLETETVSLWAFGEDWDCLLLRYYTNFIISSNKDQFDAQAVAEFLQNQEIQCISAKETILEQLAPYYPTIPFQGTYLCRLKSDTFKKLKTGTEDILKLDSSHAQDIVNLYKLIDEFSKPYIEHEEEKLTQTRENYEKGCEGYGIFKDGRLVCTAYTTATTRSGAMIIGVATHPAYRQRGYASIVMNHLCEQGFERGLSFLCLFYDNPAAGAMYHRLGFETIGRWAMMKF
- a CDS encoding TRAP transporter small permease subunit; the encoded protein is MVKVLDRISWVLGKIATYIATAILIGVFFIITLGVIARFTSLRFSWTEELARWGLVSLTYIGASAALRNKQHSGVNIIVTILPAKIAKIVAVVAYLVLMFSVVYFFMNSYEAAMKAVRIRGDILPFSMKYVKMMIPASFFMMFFHLAWGLGDLLTSKGIAGKTIGS
- a CDS encoding sodium ion-translocating decarboxylase subunit beta, coding for MDFLLEGLLNTTWKQLVMFGVGGLLIYLAIAKKLEPSLLLPMGFGAILVNLPFSGAITQMMEGIGEVPGILDWLFELGIESAEALPLLLFIGIGAMIDFGPLLANPKLILFGAAAQWGIFATISLATLLGFNLIDAASIGIIGAADGPTSILVSQVLGSKYVGPIAIAAYSYMALVPIIQPFAIKLVTTKKERMIKMPYNPRSVSKRAKILFPIIVTVVAGYVAPASVSLVGMLMFGNLIRECTVLDTLSTAAQTVLVNLITLLLGITIASTMKAESFVTIQTIMIMGLGLLAFIFDTIAGVVFAKVLNLFVKQKVNPMVGAAGISAFPMSARVIQRLGQQADPQNHLLMHAVGANVAGQIASVIAGGVILGLVPGLL
- a CDS encoding TRAP transporter large permease; the encoded protein is MGIIAVVFILALAIGIPIAFVLGVSSLYYFLFLGNIPLSMIGQKMYSGIDNYILLAIPFFILAGELMNRSKITDALISFSNILVGRIPGALAQVNIVASVFFAGITGSGVADTAALGSILIPAMEKEGYTAEYATAVTVASSVIGPIIPPSVVMVIYSMATGESVGALFAAGYLPGILVAFSLMVLSYYYAKKHNHPRRTHKIPMKEVVYTLKESIIGLMCPAILVIGIFSGYFTPTEAAVIACLYAIIAGLFLLKTMSLKEVFDSFLSAAVTSSVTLLVIALANLFGQVLAIERIPSLIANFMLNLTSNKIVFLLMVNVFLLFMGMIMDPGASVLILAPIFLPIALTYGIQPLHFAIVMLVNLNFGLITPPVGTCLYAAAPIAKLSIEKISKAVLPFIGVELIALMFLTYVPELTLIVPRLLGYIY